One window from the genome of Pieris napi chromosome 3, ilPieNapi1.2, whole genome shotgun sequence encodes:
- the LOC125063311 gene encoding uncharacterized protein LOC125063311, translating into MECQQESPKRNSSLFITEDAEEDIPMDTKGLIHKISKEVEKTIKKEISELNQSLQFHSTKLDEVLGCIDAFKNTIKALERKNTELLQKNNNLELRVGVLEQRFHEMEQKKLANSIEIANVPPVSEENVIKLVENVALKLKQPFDGIRNSMRYQGKYDQPGIIRVKLTDKATQEKWIKAAKTIKTMVADVCPYEPNNNKIVLIREAMTKSNKSILWEAKQELNNKQNYKYVWFKNGMVRARKDDNTKIENLRSILDIQALKKKDRMSINCPN; encoded by the coding sequence ATGGAATGCCAGCAGGAATCCCCGAAGCGAAACTCctctttgtttataacagaGGATGCAGAGGAGGATATACCTATGGACACTAAGGGGCTAATACATAAAATCTCCAAGGAGGTGGAAAAAACTATAAAGAAGGAAATAAGCGAACTTAACCAATCTCTGCAATTTCACAGTACGAAGTTGGATGAAGTATTAGGTTGTATTGAtgcctttaaaaataccataaaagctttagaaagaaaaaacacggaactattacaaaaaaacaacaatcTCGAATTGAGGGTAGGCGTATTGGAGCAGCGTTTCCATGAGATGGAACAGAAGAAACTTGCTAATTCTATAGAAATAGCAAACGTCCCCCCTGTGAGCGAAGAGAATGTGATAAAATTAGTTGAAAATGTAGCATTAAAACTTAAACAGCCCTTCGACGGTATCCGTAACTCAATGCGATACCAAGGTAAATACGACCAACCCGGCATTATACGAGTTAAACTTACTGATAAAGCGACCCAAGAAAAGTGGATTAAAGCTGCAAAAACCATTAAAACTATGGTGGCCGATGTTTGCCCCTATGAACCCAACAATAACAAAATAGTACTCATCAGGGAAGCAATGACTAAATCCAACAAAAGCATTTTATGGGAAGCCAAGCAGGAactaaataacaaacaaaactataAATACGTTTGGTTTAAAAACGGTATGGTTCGTGCAAGAAAGGATGATAACACGAAAATAGAAAACTTAAGATCTATATTGGATATACAagcgttaaaaaaaaaagacagaatGTCAATTAACTGCCCAAATTAA